The following coding sequences lie in one Girardinichthys multiradiatus isolate DD_20200921_A chromosome 13, DD_fGirMul_XY1, whole genome shotgun sequence genomic window:
- the sall3b gene encoding sal-like protein 3b, producing the protein MSRRKQAKPQQLRSEEEEAEEEEASRSAARCRRGAVGAAVESGPGCSSSDETHICAKCCAQFFTWTELNKHQRVCTEDPLVLIVNDSLPEESPDEPSPVPSVAFSDNSVAESMDAIFELTNDNDSLDNLEEHREWDEGMELEDFPQTTSSPPPPDSVESMSSQMSVAGSYRMPSTNVTLEILHSTRVAVAQFSQGIKNGLGGKAATAAIPVILEHLLALQQQQVHQLQLIEQICNQVAVMNRQPTQAALNPASRSVVLASNPGIIPPPILPLSGTMPSTINGQAAVSLPSVLEKPQSLPSQIFYGKSTFTSASPENSTSPLCSSSISTLLPPYTSSNSISSCQALSSSTSLPLPQTNFLNSSSSLPFLPQSPPSGVIFPNPLASIAATANALDPLAALMKQRKGKLPNVSLFETKPSPEEPFFKHKCRFCAKVFGSDSALQIHLRSHTGERPFKCNICGNRFSTKGNLKVHFQRHKDKYPHVQMNPFPVPEYLDNVPTSSGIPYGMSVPPEKPVSSWLDSKPVVATLPAAVALPFSSTVPRIGGSNDPGSVTASVKSPYQAAPGECVSDPPNHRGSEAAFSPVSETEASKILETDEAQLPQSCTLSLRADPVNETPSRVITPEPNTSTSPASSSPPVIHLTDSLQTSETSKLQQLVENIDKKITDSNQCILCHRVLSCQSALKMHYRTHTGERPFKCKVCGRAFTTKGNLKTHVAVHTESPPVQVQHSCPICQEKFNNAVALQQHIRLHMVGQISDLATMDRRQETDKFKSLSSNGNELTDDISMKDEDEKEEEEVENIEDDVNPMKPFVSDCRSPPKSVSSGESALQNQMKMTDASVGLNHSFAVKPLSDGLKDSSHLSADGVLSEQTVENSCNNSPHVSESSCSPHAAASPLQSVSEGLAVKPLTADNNKLENQELLAASVKREQSQSPTSAPASAHDPSKAFVKEESPYSVSFQLSRDRAADQSISSLITYSSSSSIKAEVTGQGQLIGMMERQQPPPFSVLASAAYLTAGSPGMTSLLGTTPPRRTPKQHNCNVCGKNFSSASALQIHERTHTGEKPFVCSVCGRAFTTKGNLKVHMGTHMWTNAPARRGRRLSVENPMALLGGEALKFGDMFQKDQTTRAVNVDPGFWNRYATAITSSLAMKTNEISVIQNRSIAQLHPLSVMSAATGPITSLNKTGMDLGGNRHFSMLIDDGKEIGIN; encoded by the exons AGCCCTCTCCTGTTCCCAGCGTAGCGTTCAGCGACAACTCTGTAGCTGAGTCCATGGACGCCATCTTTGAGCTGACCAATGACAATGACAGTCTGGATAATTTAGAAGAACACAGGGAGTGGGATGAAGGGATGGAGCTAGAGGATTTCCCACAAACAACTTCTAGCCCCCCACCTCCAGACTCAGTAGAGTCCATGTCCTCTCAGATGTCTGTGGCCGGCAGCTACAGAATGCCGAGCACGAACGTTACGTTGGAGATCCTCCACAGCACCAGGGTGGCCGTGGCCCAGTTCTCCCAGGGAATCAAGAACGGTCTTGGCGGTAAGGCAGCCACAGCAGCCATCCCAGTGATCCTGGAGCACCTgctggctctgcagcagcaacaggtccaccagctgcagctcatcGAGCAGATCTGCAACCAGGTCGCTGTCATGAACCGCCAGCCAACACAAGCAGCATTAAACCCAGCATCCAGGTCTGTGGTTCTGGCCTCTAACCCAGGAATCATCCCTCCTCCCATCCTGCCTCTTTCGGGAACAATGCCCTCCACCATTAATGGACAGGCTGCCGTGTCTTTGCCCTCAGTGCTTGAGAAGCCACAAAGTCTCCCCTCACAAATTTTCTATGGAAAGTCCACATTTACCTCTGCGTCACCAGAAAACTCCACCTCACccctctgcagcagcagcatctcCACGCTGCTGCCTCCCTACACCAGCTCAAACAGTATTAGCAGCTGCCAGGCTCTGAGCTCCTCCACCTCTCTCCCCCTGCCACAAACCAACTTCCTCAACTCTTCCTCCAGCCTGCCGTTTCTACCTCAGAGCCCCCCAAGCGGCGTAATTTTCCCCAATCCTCTGGCTAGCATCGCAGCCACAGCCAATGCACTTGACCCCCTGGCAGCCCTGATGAAGCAGCGGAAAGGCAAACTTCCCAACGTGTCTCTTTTTGAAACAAAGCCCAGCCCAGAAGAACCCTTCTTCAAGCATAAATGCCGCTTCTGTGCCAAAGTGTTCGGCAGCGACAGCGCCCTGCAGATCCACCTGCGCTCGCACACGGGCGAGCGGCCCTTCAAGTGCAACATCTGCGGCAACCGCTTCTCCACCAAGGGCAACCTGAAGGTGCACTTCCAGAGACATAAAGACAAGTATCCTCATGTCCAGATGAACCCATTCCCGGTGCCAGAGTATCTGGATAATGTGCCAACAAGCTCTGGGATTCCCTACGGTATGTCGGTCCCTCCAGAAAAACCTGTCTCCTCGTGGTTGGACAGTAAGCCGGTTGTAGCAACCCTTCCTGCTGCTGTAGCTCTCCCGTTTTCCTCCACTGTTCCCAGAATCGGAGGCTCTAATGACCCAGGAAGTGTAACAGCATCAGTTAAGTCTCCCTACCAGGCAGCTCCTGGTGAATGTGTGTCTGATCCACCAAACCACCGAGGCAGTGAGGCAGCTTTTTCTCCTGTTTCAGAGACTGAAGCCTCCAAAATACTGGAAACAGATGAGGCACAGCTACCTCAAAGCTGCACCCTGTCTCTGAGAGCTGACCCTGTCAATGAGACACCCAGCCGGGTCATCACACCAGAACCCAACACGTCAACATCCCCGGCCTCCAGCTCTCCACCTGTCATACACCTCACAGATTCTCTGCAAACATCTGAAACCTCGAAGCTTCAGCAGCTGGTGGAGAACATCGACAAAAAGATCACAGACTCCAACCAGTGCATCTTGTGCCACCGTGTCCTCAGCTGTCAGAGCGCGCTCAAGATGCACTACCGCACCCACACGGGCGAGAGGCCCTTCAAGTGCAAAGTGTGCGGCCGGGCTTTCACCACCAAAGGGAACCTGAAGACCCACGTGGCCGTTCACACAGAAAGCCCTCCGGTTCAGGTCCAGCACTCATGCCCGATCTGTCAGGAGAAGTTCAACAACGCCgtggctctgcagcagcacatCCGTCTGCACATGGTTGGCCAGATTTCAGACTTGGCCACGATGGACAGACGTCAGGAGACTGACAAATTCAAGAGTCTCAGCAGTAATGGCAATGAGCTCACTGATGACATCTCCATGAAGGATGAAGacgagaaggaggaggaggaggtagaaAACATAGAGGATGATGTTAATCCAATGAAACCCTTCGTCTCTGACTGCAGATCTCCTCCAAAGTCTGTATCATCAGGTGAATCAGCTCTGCAGAACCAAATGAAGATGACTGACGCCTCAGTGGGTCTGAACCACAGCTTCGCTGTTAAACCTCTTTCAGATGGACTCAAAGACAGCAGCCACCTGAGTGCTGATGGTGTTCTATCAGAGCAAACAGTGGAGAACAGCTGCAACAACAGTCCTCATGTGTCAGAATCCTCCTGTTCTCCTCATGCAGCAGCATCTCCTCTACAAAGTGTCTCTGAAGGCCTGGCAGTCAAACCCCTAACAGCTGACAACAACAAGCTGGAAAACCAGGAGCTTCTGGCTGCTTCAGTGAAGAGAGAGCAGTCACAGTCTCCAACATCAGCACCAGCATCTGCACATGATCCAAGCAAAGCCTTTGTGAAGGAGGAGAGTCCTTACAGCGTGTCCTTCCAGCTGAGTCGAGACAGAG ctgcaGATCAGAGCATCTCCAGCCTGATCACATATTCTTCATCCAGCTCCATCAAAGCTGAAGTGACCGGGCAAGGTCAGCTGATTGGCATGATGGAGAGGCAGCAGCCGCCGCCTTTCAGCGTACTCGCCTCGGCAGCTTACCTGACCGCCGGCAGCCCTGGCATGACCTCTCTGCTCGGCACCACACCTCCCAGACGAACGCCGAAACAGCACAACTGCAACGTCTGTGGGAAGAACTTCTCATCGGCCAGCGCCCTGCAGATCCATGAGCGTACACACACTGGAGAGAAGCCGTTCGTCTGCTCCGTCTGTGGGAGAGCGTTCACCACTAAGGGCAACCTGAAG GTTCATATGGGAACCCACATGTGGACCAACGCCCCTGCCAGGAGGGGTCGGCGGCTCTCCGTGGAGAACCCCATGGCCCTGCTGGGTGGAGAGGCCCTGAAGTTTGGGGACATGTTCCAGAAAGACCAGACGACCCGAGCCGTGAACGTGGACCCTGGATTCTGGAATCGTTACGCCACAGCGATCACTAGCAGCCTGGCCATGAAGACTAATGAGATCTCCGTGATCCAGAACAGAAGCATCGCTCAGCTTCACCCTCTGAGCGTCATGAGCGCTGCCACTGGGCCAATTACCAGCCTCAACAAGACCGGAATGGACTTGGGAGGCAACCGGCATTTTTCAATGCTCATTGATGACGGCAAAGAAATTGgaatcaattaa